The Anabrus simplex isolate iqAnaSimp1 chromosome 1, ASM4041472v1, whole genome shotgun sequence genome window below encodes:
- the LOC136857078 gene encoding uncharacterized protein, which produces MEQFYSLLCVMGISAMSGDFNPTVDIVGKLPPEVAIQILRLLDSRSLVSAALVSKRWLQLCRMDRTLKHRVHRQLHRERCKIYELIIGSQPTVLRDCDENSAIPVPFAPRNDRFKTVKPSSQSINYTTSTASQQLVVLDQYLPPVTLANRQLDRSAGWLMAKGGQKMNTESRTKIAALRKNEQFRRRRLRL; this is translated from the exons ATGGAGCAGTTCTATTCCTTATTGTGTGTAATGGGAATTTCTGCAATGTCTGGAGATTTCAATCCTACCGTCGATATCGTCGGTAAATTACCGCCTGAAGTAGCAATTCAAATACTAAG GTTGTTGGATTCTAGATCCTTGGTATCTGCTGCTCTGGTAAGCAAGCGCTGGTTACAGCTTTGTCGAATGGATCGTACTCTTAAGCATAGAGTACACAGACAATTACATCGTGAGAGATGTAAGATATACGAGTTGATCATTGGCAGTCAGCCGACTGTACTGAGGGATTGTGATGAAAACAGTGCAATACCGGTACCATTTGCACCAAGGAATGATCGCTTTAAGACAGTCAAGCCTTCTAGCCAAA GTATTAACTACACCACTTCAACTGCAAGTCAGCAGCTAGTAGTTCTAGATCAGTACCTGCCTCCAGTTACCCTTGCAAACAGGCAATTGGATAGAAGTGCTGGGTGGTTAATGGCTAAAGGTGGGCAGAAGATGAACACTGAATCCAGAACCAAGATAGCTGCTCTTAGAAAGAATGAACAGTTTCGTAGAAGACGTCTACGTTTGTAG